The Quercus robur chromosome 3, dhQueRobu3.1, whole genome shotgun sequence DNA segment ACTTAATAAACACAAGCAactatacttatatatataattcttacTTAAGGTTGTAAATTTAGCATCAATAAGAACTAAACAAGTAACTTAGACTTTCACTGCTGGTGGCGTTGGAGTGTGGTGGTTATTAGCTCCTGATCCTGGATAATCAGTGAATTCCAAATCATTCCTGCCATGGGTGAGCTCTTCTTCCTCATATTGCTTTGTGCTAGCCTGTTTTCAtgagacaaacaaacaaacccaaaaaaagggaaaaaagagatgaaaacaTAACTGCAATTTCATCTTCACTGGCCTCTATATATCAACAGCCTAATTAATATATACTGAGTGTCACATATTCTTGATTAAAAAGTAGATAAACAAGGAAGTATGTGATCATATACCCTGTGAATACTCCTAGAAGCTACAATATCTTGACTAGCATGCAATAGACTTCTTCCTCCTGTAATcacaaaacaaagcaatgcTTCAGCATGAACTAGAACAGAAATAGTACCATTTTGAGATTGATAGATAGGTAAATAAGTTTTGGATCTTCACTTGGTAATATTGGGACAGCATCCAAGAAGAAAAAGTTGGAGAAAACCAATATCAATATGATCAAAAGTAGATGAAGGGTATTGCCTGCCATTCTCATTAAACACAAGTTAATGATGATAATCATTTGTTTCTCACTGAGCTATAGTTCTGCTTTTATAGTGAAGTAaatttaatatgtattttttttaggttgggGTTGGTGAAGCCAGAGAGCCACAGACAGATATACATTGCTTCACCAAAGTCAAAAAGGCAGAGAGCACACTATATATGGAGGATTACCAAACTTGGATACATGAAACCTACTccccccattaaaaaaaaaactcccggGGCCCCAAGAGGGGTGGCCCAGTTGGGAGAGATCCCACATGCAAGCACAAGGTCCCTTGTTCGAGTCGTGGCGGGTACCGTGTGGGAGGAGGGTGTCCTAGCTTGCATTGTGCCTCTCCTGCTGGCTCTCTTGGGGTGTTAGGGTGAGGTCTGTGGCGTCCCGGTCACAGTAGCTATGGCTCAATCCAACATTCCCTAGCGGGGGGGTGCCCCTATTAGGTCACGCCCTGGGGGGTTAGTCACAAATGGTTGCCCCCGCCCCCCCTTTtcgttcatcaaaaaaaaaaaaaaaaactcccggGGCTcggttctctctctttctctacaaAAAGCAAACTTTCTGCCTAGAAAAGAAAGGAACCTCAGGTGTCTTTCAAGGATTTGCTCAAGAGTGCAAATAATAGTTGTTAAGCACCTTGTTTTGGCTAAGTTAATTTGCTTGAAAGTGACAAAAaatagcaccaaaaaaaaaaaaaaaaaaaaaagaaaaaagaaaaagaaaaagaaaaccttacGGATCAAGTTCAacttacaataattttttaatgcttttaGAGTCTGTTTGAAAtctacttattttattgaaattaaaaattttttactgaaagtactgtagataaaagtaaaagttaactgaaatagtacaacgAGTCTCTTGAATAATACTAAAAGTAcaatgagactcataaataatagtaaaaataaactgaatagtaaaataagctaactTTTTAATTTAGAGAAACACATCcataatttttaagattttttttttcttcattaactatcaaattattattaaaataataataataataatacaaaaagtGACTTTAAAGGGATAAGTTAGACTATGTAGcctaggaaatttttttttaaaaaaaattaactaatttaaAGGTGAAGCTCTGACTTTTCTAAGGTCAGTAAGGTCTAGGAGTTCAATAGTTCAATTTATAGTGGAGTTCCATCGTGAGAAAATgtcaagaagaaaataataaaagaaagacTGAAAACAGTTTGGAAAGTACAATCACCATGGAAGTGGGGGAtgacaagagagagagagagagagagaatttggcATTACTTTTGTCCTGTGTTTACCCCTAGGGTGAAGtaaaaaatatctttttaaaAGGCCATCAGCTTTAAGAAAATCCAAATAGTGTCAAATGTCAATCAATATAAAGGTTTGAAATGTTATTCAAAGATGGtactttttaggaaaaaaattgtgaacTTTGAAGAtgattatcttcttcttcttctcctaaTAAACAGTATAAAGTATGAAAGAGAAGTAGTTCTTTCTCCAATTGAGTTGCATCCTACTGGGTCTATTTCCTACCAACTTTTTCATTTAGGATTTGGTGAGTGGgtttaaactcatatttttatgttttaaataatattttatatattttttcaccaataatttatatgtatttcaaaaaattccaaacaacaATTCTCAAACTATTCTATCAAAcatcttcttaattttttgttttttttttgcagtatttaaaaatctctttttatttatttatttatttaatataagtATGTTTTAGtttactttcaacaaaaagataAAGACAATTACTGAAAAGCCAATTAAGCTAATGATGTTAAATACATTCCATCGGAGATTTCCTTTAGGGTAAAATCAATTTAGACAAAGCCTTTACATATTCTACCATAAATATTGtcaaataaaatcaatattGAAAGTTTACTTTTAGACCCCTAGAACAGCTTACTCAAATTAACTTAAAATAAGTGATTGATTAATCCAAATTAAATAGCAAACACAAAGAACAACATAATGTACTTCAAAAAACTTCAGACAATAATTCTCAAACTACTCTATCAAACACcctcttagttttttttttttttaaaaatataagtatGTTTTAGtctactttcaacaaaaagataaaaacaattaCTGAATGCCAAATAAGCTAATGATGTTAAATACAAAGGGTAAAATCAATTTAGACAAAGCCTTTACATATTCTACCATAAATATCGtcaaataaaatcaatattGAAAGTTTACTTTTAGACCCCTAGATTGGCTTACTGAAATTAACTTGAAATAAGTGATTAATTAATCCAAATTAAATACGAAACACAAAGAACAACATAACGGAAAATAAATCACAGCACGCACATACAGAGACAAGAAATTTTTATGGAGAGAAATTCTTAAGGGAAAAAAACTCTCCAACAGAATCCACTATGAAGAGAGTTGCAGTACATAACAAGTTACTAAACCTCCGATTAAACAATGTACATGTACTTGATCTTCCAACTCTTGTTAGCGACAAACTACACTAATTGTTTCTCTTCATAGTCTCCAAACACAAGTTGAGTACAGTGACCATAAGTTTGATCTCTCACACACTCCAAGGCGGTAAGGCCTCTCGAAAATTTCAACAAGTCTTTGTGCTTTTCTAGCAATCCAAATCACTCAAGGTTACACTAAATGTTTTGGTGAAGTTCTCTCAAAGATGGTCAATGAGAGAAGGTGAAGGTAGGGAAAACGCAAGAAATTCTCTCAATGGGTACAATAGCCTCCTAACTTTATTCTATATcaattagggttttattttcATGCATATAAAGGGTTATAAACCAATGGTTGGATGGCTATACTCAAGGCTAAAATTCTgatatatatggaaaattttCTAAGCAAGTTCAATCGACCCAACTGTCGGGTGAGGGTCAAGTGAACTACTCTGTGGCTCACTTTTCCTTCATTGCTTGACAGTTCTGTTGATCAAACCCTTCAGACAAGTAGCTTCAACTTTCAGCTATCTTCTTCTTGAAAACCCAATgtacaattataaaaaatgcacCTACAATTATATATCTCCACTTAtatcacacaaatttataataGGAAAATATTAAAACGACAAtcaatttaactataaaatgtTTACAAACTAATGTAGCAATAAATAATAAGTGTCActtcaacaacataataaataaatttatgaattactttttcctaattgatgaaacatcaatttgtaaggttTGTATAATAATTAGTAAgatccattattattattattattattattattatttgagaatCAGTAAGATCCATTATTAAATGAGAAGAATGAATTGCTaggaaattatttaatatttatggaATAATGTCCCATCTTCTCACGCGAATAGTGGGTCGTAGTATAAAGTCAATTAGTGGAATTCACTATTAAATAATTGTTGGTATTGTCcacaaaatattgaataattactCTTCAACAACCAACTTTATATTTccttctagatgaatgttaagAATTTCTTTAATACCTCCTTCCTTAAAACGTGAGTTCATATATTTAAATCATTACCAAAAACAACTTTCATTTCACATCTTTCATTCTTAGATACCATTTTCATTAGAGTTGCAGTGCCAATAGCGAGAAGGTGGCATGCCTAAATATAATGGTCTAACACAAACGCCCACTAGGGTTTTAAGGAATTGTCAAATCTGATTGTTCGTTCTGTTTATTCGAATAAGTCAAGTCCTTTCTCTTAATGTCCTGCTTTCAGCAAGTATAATCATAACAAGAGTTTTTGGTCATAAAGTTTGAGCCCATCTATATCACTATTGTAAATGCAATCAAATTTAAGCACTTTATGACCAACTAATCCGTTCTGGTcggccaaaaataaaaaagttgtggCCCTCttaatttaagccaatttgTTGAAAGCCTTTGAAGCCATtttaactcctttttttttttttccaactcacttcttttttttcttttatcattaaCAGTCTACCATTTAATAGAATTGTAACAAACTGcacatatttatgtttttttttttttttttttttttttttggtgaaatacATATTTATGTATGATATTAACATTGTCGTTTTCTCTACTTAAAGCCTacttgaaaaaaagaagaaaaaagaaaaaatatcccTCGTGCTTGCTTTCATAAGCAACATGACATGACATGACATCTCTCATGAATCATGAcaaagttaaaacttaaaaaggtAGTTCCACACTtccacttgatttttttttccacctaCGAAAACCCTTTTTCCAAGCACTACGAGAAATTCTTCCTCTTCAAAgcatatatatttgttttgacATGACTCATTTGTGTGCAATGTCGACCACAAATTGTAATTCCTACTTTTCTTTTCCACTTTTTTCCCTGCTTGTTATAAATGTGATCTAGTCATATTGTAAATCTAATCTAGTCATGAACATGAAGCCACCGTAACGCTATATAAGTAGATTTATGATCTTAGTCTtgcaatttttaatattaaacaGAAAACGAATCTATCTCAAATGGAGAGAATTCTTTTTATGATAGCTCAACCTCGTAATACTAGATAAGTAAATTTACAATCTTagccttttaatttttaatattaaacatAAAACTGATTTATCTCAAATGAAGGGAATCCTTTTTATGATAGCTCAACCTCCTTGACAATAGATCAAGCTTTCAAGCCCAATAGGAAGTTAACAAGAAGTTtgattttgctaaaaaaaaattcccagcTTCATTGAACTAATCCAATACTCAAACAAACATGAAAACTAGTCAAAACATTAGTAAGTTGTAGTGTGTATTATTCTGTCTTACCTTTTATGTTCCATTTAATTCTACCAATTGTTGTATACAATatgtctgattttttttttcttctattttaaactttagttattttataagaatagtaaaaaataaaacatgaaaaGTTGTGACTGGTGGAATATAAAATGAAACACAAAAAGTATGATagaagatttaaattttttattcgtTTATTCCATCATAACAAATAAAAGATGTGATCGATAGGAGTTTGGAATATTTGGTACGCATGCGCGCACTCGACACAAACGctcacatatatacatataacttttttttttttttttttggatagaatacATAtaacacgttttttttttttttttttgagaatcattaCACGTTTGTTTGCTTCATAAAAGTTTATAGGTGatattattagatttttttttttttctgagaaaaatattattagaatATTGGTCTAGTTTAATTGTAGCTTGTAAAATGGTCCAAGCCATAAGCTTAGTGACAAACAGTATTGAAAATTGAggtattcaaattaaaattcccTCTGTTAGCAAGTGCTATAACTATCAAttatctataataaaaaataaaataaaaaaaaggtaaattacactttactaccctaaactatacactagattacactttgcacaCTAAACTATTCGAATGCTCagtttgcaccctaaactatgacacttgttacactttgcaccccgaTATTAGTTTTACTGTTATCTTAGACAGAACTTTTATGCACATGACACACACATGTATTTTTCTTAGGTGGAACAAagttaaaagacaaaaacactACTCTTCAcaatcaattaaaacaaaaacttctTTCCTATTATTTTTCCAGATATTCTCACACTTACGAGTACAACCGTACCGCCCTCTGTAACCTAAAAGAATTTTTTCCAACTTTGTAGTCTTATCTCAAGAACACTCTGGAGTTGTTACTGTGAATGTTAAAGAATTTGATTAGACCACATATTATTTGCTCTTTTGAATTAGATTATACATGTTGAACTTGAATGGCGTGTTCAATTAGTGAAAATGAAAGTTGAGGATAGTTTCCAGAGAAAGTTGCTGTTAGTGcacattttgataaaatttgtctTACCATTTGTGTTTCAATGAGCTTTAAATTTAGTTTATATTTACGCATGCCTTTGCTCTTAGTAAAAATCGTTTACCAGGAGACTAAGGCATGcttaaatataaacaaaaacaagaagaagaacaacTTACGTGTGAGAGatctagaaaaaaatatttttgaattggGGATTTAGGGTTAGAGGGTGGAGCAATGGTGTCACGGTGGTGGAGTAGAAGATATTTCTGATTTGGGGATTTAGGGTTAGAGGGTTTTGATTTGGGGAGATGCTTGTACCTGTACGAGTGAGAGAGAgctggaaaaaaataaaatgaaagaagcTTCTTGTTTAATTGATTGTGAAGAgtagtgtttttctcttttaacttTGTTCCATCTAAGAAAAACACATGTGCGTGTCACGTGCATAAAAGTTCAGTCTAAAATAACAGTAAAACTAACATTAAGGTGCAAAGTATAATAAGTGTcctagtttagggtgcaaactGTGCATTTGAATAGTCTAtgatgcaaagtgtaatttagtgtatagtttaggatggtaaagtataatttaaaaaaaataataatttttttttggtattgacTTGTTAGAAGATTTGACACGCACGATGACGTTTTCACAACGTTTTACGTTGAAAGACTTGACCGCCAGTTTCCAAGAGAGCATCTTGCTCTTTATGTATTTTCAACACCATTAGAATATTGACTCTCAATAACTCTTAAAGCCTTGCatccaaataaaaatgatacGCAATTGAGAACACTAGGAAAATACCATTTTAAAAGTTGACTGATAGttgaaaaatagtaatttttatttttattttttaatttggggttGAAGACTAATTTAATGTGTCATGAATTTCCCTCCTGCTTAAGGTCAAAACAAGACATGCCATCCCCACTATTAGATACCTAAGAATTCCAAAATTGACTTCTTTTAGACATTTTTATAGGAATAGActttatgtaaaatataaaaatgtttctactataaatatcaaaatgtatTAATTGAATTAcatacaaggctcttggcataTAAAACACATATTCTGTATTATACACTGTAACCAAAATATTAAACCGCCAAATTTATTATGTCAAACACCGAAAATATACCATAACAATACATATAAATTCATGTacccttatatttttttttcctttctttgcttttctcttGTCAAAAAGGGGAAGTGATAGTTTGGATTTGAGCAAAATAACAACTATGAACTGGCCAAACTTTTACCTAAATTGAACCAACAGATCTGTTAGCCTTTGTATTTGTGGTTTTGTTCTTTGTGCATGCACCTATTATCTTGGATGCAATTTAGGAAGCATGTGGAAGCCTAATTCTTTGAAAGCTTAAGTGTTTCTCTCGAATTAGGAAAGGAGGACCATATAGGAAACAACCTAACCGTATCTATACATTGAATCCTAATTGGTAGGTTGCTAACTTGCTAGGGAAATAACAATGAAATGCCATGCCAAATGCAGTCTtacatgtttttgtgtttggaaacTTTGGTTACCATAtctatttttcatgaaaaaaaaaaaaacataaaaagccaTTTTCTTTATGATGGGTCCTAAAGTTGGCATATGATTCTAGCAAAACTAGCAAAAATGAATAGGGGTGGTAGATAAAGGAATAATGCTACAAACACAATAATCTTATAATTGTTGAGTTaacaagttattattgattctcatTTTAATTCATCATTTACATTactttattatccattattaACAAGCTGTTACCTCAAATagttgtaaaatttgttatgaattaTATTGTGACCATAAACTTATTGTAAACGAATGACATTGATAATTGATTTGATGCAAAGCGCCAATTAGTTCAAAAAGAGAGATTTCTTTTGCTCAAgtaataaactaaatatgttCTATTTATTACACACAACctattttttaactaaaaatcgTGATTCGAAATCACAATTCCAACTTGAAAATCATAACTTCATGTCACGGTTTCAATTCAGAAATAGTGTATGTATAAAACTATGTGAAACCGCCCAAGGTATTACTCTACCTAAACTAAAAAAAGGCACCAAGATTAGGAAAATCAAAGAGGGCTTATTGGATAAGAGCAAAAGATATTGGTCCCAAGGCAAAAAATCTCCCTGAAATGGACACGTGgcatccacacaaaaaaaaatgtggggaTAACATTGGCTCCTCTAAAATCCAGCAAAGGACAGCCACTAGAACaagattctttctttctttctttctatctttcAATGCTTGTTTCAATTCACCCCCCACCCTGGAGCAAAGTTGTTGTTCTTCTTCCATTTTGCCACTTTGGGTGGACACGTGTCAAGATATTATTAGGGTAAAGATGAACGGCAGGGATGTTTGTACTTTGTCAGATAGGCTTTTCACTTCACTcacttttttgggtttgtgggtcCCTTGGTTGATGGTAGCAGCGCGCAAAGTGTTAACTCCTTGATAGCTGTATAAGGCACCTAGGTGGGCTCTACTTGCTTTTTCGGTACACAACAATATACCTAGGCCGTCGGcaaggtttattttatttatttattttttaagtgtatTTCAAAGCTATTGTTTAATTACTGTTCGCGATGGGTAGGCCTTAGTGGGATAAATCACTAGCCTTAGGAGTTTTTTCAAAGTGTAGGTACTCCGACTCAAATTGGGAAG contains these protein-coding regions:
- the LOC126718849 gene encoding uncharacterized protein LOC126718849 codes for the protein MIIIINLCLMRMAGNTLHLLLIILILVFSNFFFLDAVPILPRGRSLLHASQDIVASRSIHRASTKQYEEEELTHGRNDLEFTDYPGSGANNHHTPTPPAVKV